Within Takifugu flavidus isolate HTHZ2018 chromosome 12, ASM371156v2, whole genome shotgun sequence, the genomic segment GTCCTGTAATTGTACTGGGTCTGTATTTACATAGCCAGCATACTAGAATGGGACCCTTGTCACTGCTCTGTGGGTTCGCCTCAGCCTATATGTGGCCCGCACTGCAGCACTGATGGATGTGGTATGTCAATGTTCTGTTGATAGACCCTGTCCCTAATCCCCCAGGATGAGTCTTTAATCCAACACAGTAACCCCTGGCTTGGCTTTAAAACAGCACATTATCTCACTTCCTCCTGCTATAGAAATATGTTGTTGGGCTCTAATGTAAAGAGTTAAGTGGGCCTTGGCTGATTGGTGGGAAGGAAAAGTCGGTGTGGAAGTCTTAGAATATATAgaatttatgtgtgtgtgtttgtgtgtgtgtgtgtgggggggttgttcCACAAGATTTGGACAAAgaacactactactactactactactactactactacttctactactactactactactactactaataataataataataaaataatatttttattattataaacgACGCTTTTCTGGCGATGTCTCGGAGCAGCTGGTCACGTGATCGGTGTGCATGTAAATGACAGGAAaaagcgggggagggggaggagagggggcacATCGCCGAGAAACAGACTCACGGAGAACGTGGAGGCTCTCCGACCCGACGCAGGACTCTTTTTCGGGTGACTGGAGGTGCCTTGTATGGGTGCCCGACGCCCCCCCTTCCCGCTGAGGGCGGCTTCGGATTTTATTTATAACCGCTAAGAAAAATTGGACGGGTCGCCGCGAGCGCGCACGAGCGAGACAATCCCGGAAATAACATGCGTACTCTCAGCCGGTCACGTAGGCTCGGTGTGGATTTACCCCGCTGTGGGCTGGAGGTAAGAGGGAGCTGCGCTGCGCTCAAGGGCGTTTTGTGGCTTTTGTAACAGTGGTTTATGTCATCTTACCATGCACACGGCTGACTGGTTTCCCGATAGACGTTCTAACCCAACGAATATTGATATTACGCGCGTTTGATGTTTGAGGGAGTCGACCCTGTGAAGGCTGTTTAGTTGCTTATCAATCGCGGATAAAGGTGAGGGGTTAAAGTGTTTTAACATGCAGAAATGGGCAAATGTTGCATTTAAGTAAGAATTTCAGCttggttttaaaatgttgtaaacgactgagtgggggggggggggggactaaacgATGTGTTCATTCAGggttttttattatcatttgtCGACCGTTTTGCCCCTAGCCGCATTTTTTTTACACgttatgtgtttgtttatagCGCATAAATGTAATAACTTGGGATAACCATGACAACTGATCTGCACTGTGCTATAAATAGGCCTAAAGTGTGCCGTTTACCCTTCGCAGATCtcctcaacatgttttaaaGAAGGATcctaacaaacaaatgaaagcaTCGATTGTGGACAGGCCGGCTAAAAAGAAGACTTGGAGATGAAAGTTCTGTCAAAAATCCTCTTCTTTAAAGGAAGCAGCGGTTCGGCTAGAAAATGAAGCGAGGACGTGAGCTACGTGCGCATCCAGCCGATGACGATATGAAATGGAGAGCTTGGGACGCACGGACCTTTTAAACCCAAGCTCATCCCGTCGATCCGCGGCCGCCAGAGCTCagtgggacggagggacggggggacagCAGTTCCCCCCCGGAGCCGCCGACATTAGCCGGGACGACATGGGGCTGAACGGGTTCCGCGCCGCGCCTGTCGGGAGTCCGACAGCCGAGGAGCTCCTCGGGGGTCTGGCCTCTCAGACCGACTCCCCGGCTATCAGCACGCCGACAAAGCTGTCCAAAACCGGCTTGCCTCTCTACAACGGTGGTGTGGTGTCTCCGTCCGCCACCGTGGAAGGAAGTCAAATGGGGGTTTTGGCGCACACGCCGAACGCTTATCCAGCACAAATGAAGGGGATGGCTGGTGTAACAGTCGATCCCGTGTACCCTCTCACCAGCAGAGGCTGGCTGGTGCAGAACGGGGACTGGACAACGCACGAGAAGTGCCCTTTTGTAGTGAGGAGGACCAACGGTGACCTGAAAGCCCGCCAGGTCCAGCCACAGAAACGGAGAAATGGAGAGAATCAGGACCTGGACTCGGGTCAGTTTAATGGCCTCATGTCAGGGTTGGTGAATTCTGTGGACCTTGTTTTCCCTTCAGGAGGCTTGGACGCCAAAAGGAGAAGATTGGCTGATGGAAGCGCTGCCAGAATGAATCGAGCAGTGGCCCCTCTTTCAGTCACCTTCAACAATTCTCAGAAGATTATCAATGACGTGCACTACGCCACCTCCCAGTCGCCCCTCACCTCCGCCGCACCTCTGAGTGATCAGTACCACAGACATCCAGCGGGACCGCCGGGCCTGCCACCGGCCCCCAGCCAGACATTTTCAGACGAAGCGGACATGATCCCCGCCCGCATCCCCCAGGCGGGGTCCGGCTGGTCGGCGGAGCGCATCGCCCAGCAGTACATCGTCCCCTGCATGAAATACTACGGCATCTGCGTGAAGGACAGCTTTCTTGGCCCTCAGCTGGGCGACAGggtcctgcaggaggtggaggtcctAAACCAAACGGGGAAGTTCCGGGGCGGGCAGCTGGTGAGCCAGAAGAGCATCCCTTCTCGGAACATCCGCGGGGACCAGATCGCCTGGGTGGAGGGACGAGAGCCCGGATGCGAGAGCATCGGTACCCTGATGGCTCACATCGACGAAGCCGTCATGTACAGCGCCGCCAACGGGCAGCTCGGGGACTGCGTCATCAACGGGCGCACCAAGGTAAGAGGGGGGTTTAAGGTGGTGCCGGGATCGCGTTTTCCGTCCGTTAAAGGCGATCGGTCTCTTGAACTCCTTCACACAcatgaggaagcagcagagtcAGGAGTCGTTTCTAGTTTTTAGAAGAGCGGTAAGAGGGGCTGAGCTGTCCTCCTGAACTGGCTTACCGTCTGTGTTCAGACCTGCCCCGTGCTTGATACCACCTCTTACTCcttgtgaagaagaaaaaaaatcccatttcgGCTTCTATCTCCTCTGCCATCGCTTTATCTCTggctttggaaaaaaaaccctattGGCAACGTTTGATGCAGACCTGCTTTTCAAACCATATTGCAAACCTTATTGATTGACGTCTTCTCTTGTTTATTTCCTTTCAGCCGTTCCTCACATAGGTTTTTAGTCCGTACGTCATCCGGCGTCTCCTCGCGTTTATAGTTTTTTCCCCAATGTGGTGAATAAGGTGGAACCCTCCTTCTGTTCCCTGTCGTGGCTCAGCACTTGCAATTTTTCCTCTGTGCGCATGTTCGGTTcagactgaatgaatgaaaagtgCAGAAAACAAGAGGAACGGAGGGAATCGACGTGGCCGTCCCTCGCTCTATCAGCTGTGAGTCGGCTGTTACATTTGCGTGCGGACTTTTACCCAACAGGTCCTCAGCGTTTCAGCGGTCAGGCGGACACATGATGTGCTGCCTGGATCTATAAAGAGAGGGACTAGAGGGACTGTTTAGGAAGCCGATGTGATTCCACTGATCTatcccagtggatccaggaggtgGAAGCTGCTTCCTTTATGCTGACGTGTCTCCACTCTGGTTGCCTTGACAGCGTGGCTGAATTAATGTTACTTTTCCAGTCAGATCAAGCTCACTTTATTAGCAACACACATGACATTTTGGTAGCTGATCTTGTCCTTCCGGGTAATAAATATTGTTTAATCCTGCATTATGAAAGATCGTGGCAGGTTACCAACTGGGTGTGTGGAGAGGAGGCCTCAGGAAGGGCACATGTCCAAGGACACTACTTTGCTTCAGTCTTTCTTTTAATGAAAGTTatccttatttatttatccttATTTTCATTTGCCTTTAAAACTACTAAAGCGATTGTGACTGactttttgtaatttt encodes:
- the egln2 gene encoding prolyl hydroxylase EGLN2; this encodes MESLGRTDLLNPSSSRRSAAARAQWDGGTGGQQFPPGAADISRDDMGLNGFRAAPVGSPTAEELLGGLASQTDSPAISTPTKLSKTGLPLYNGGVVSPSATVEGSQMGVLAHTPNAYPAQMKGMAGVTVDPVYPLTSRGWLVQNGDWTTHEKCPFVVRRTNGDLKARQVQPQKRRNGENQDLDSGQFNGLMSGLVNSVDLVFPSGGLDAKRRRLADGSAARMNRAVAPLSVTFNNSQKIINDVHYATSQSPLTSAAPLSDQYHRHPAGPPGLPPAPSQTFSDEADMIPARIPQAGSGWSAERIAQQYIVPCMKYYGICVKDSFLGPQLGDRVLQEVEVLNQTGKFRGGQLVSQKSIPSRNIRGDQIAWVEGREPGCESIGTLMAHIDEAVMYSAANGQLGDCVINGRTKAMVACYPGNGAGYVRHVDNPNGDGRFITCIYYLNKNWDVKTQGGMLQIYPEGKNVVASIEPLFDRLLIFWSDRRNPHEVKPAFATRYAITVWYFDAKERAEAKEKYKLATGQKGVQVPVTQSSRT